TTCTCTGAAAATATACATATTTCTGGCGGCGCGAGCTATAATGTTTACTTGTTTTGAAATTTCAGATAGTGCTGCTACTTTAGGGATTCGATCGTTTGCAATTTTTTCGGTTGTTTGACCTACGTCAGCCATTCGTAATACTGCATAAAAAAGGATCGCTATCATAAAAGTAAAGAAAGTGGCAAAGACTAAGATAAGCCTTGTTTTAATACTCATATTTTTGAACATTTTTGAACCTCTGTGTATGAATTTAAATTATTTACTCGAAATACAATTTTTTTTCTGAATTGGGGGCTAAATAAGGTAAATTTATTATTTCTTAATTATTATACCTAAGCTAATAATGGTATGTTATATTAACAGTTTATAATTTATCCAATAATCTGACATATATCATAAGTTTAGATAGGTTGTATCAATCGAATATATACTCAAGACAGAGTGGTTTTCGGTGTCATGGTGAGCTTGTCGAATCCATGCTTAATTGAAATAGCACCCTTCGACACGCTCAGGATGACAAATTACTAAAACCACTTTAGCTCAAGTATACCAAATGCCTAAAGTAATTTCCCACAAGGACTTTATCTTGCATTTGGTATACCGCACAAGCTGAAGTGCGTGAACACTAAGAAGTGCTTAGACCGAACGCATTTTTTCGAACTAGAAAAGTGCAATTTCTTTTGGCGTTCAGTATAAGAGTATACTATTTTAAAAACAGCTTTCCAATTTCCATAATGCCCAAGGAGTCACGCATATAAAAAGGTTCTGCATACTTGGTATTAATTCGCATGCCAAAATAACGATTGGTCTCAATGGATTCTCGAATGAAAGTCCCTTGTCCCTTTTTTATGAATTGGGATTCATAACATTCTAAGATTTGTTGTTTTTGTTCAACGTAGGGACTTATATCAACACAGAAAGTAGGCTCAAGATTCAGTTTGATATGATTGGGGAAATAGTAGATTACCCTTGTAGGAAAAAAAGGTTCTCCAATGATGTCACATTTGGTAAGTTTAGAATAAAATCTGGCTGAATCCGTGAGTTTACTTACGGCAATATGATCAGGATGTACGTCATATTCGTAATGAGTAAATATATACTCACATTTTAGAGAACGAAAAATTTCAGCTAGTTTAATTCTATTTTCTACCGTTTCTTCGATATAACGATTTTTTATGTCGAGGGTAATTCGATTTACTCCTAGAAAGCTCTGCGGCTTTTTTCTTTCGATTTCTCTAATTTCAATAGATCCATGTGGGGTAGGCTCTCCGTCTGAAATATCTAAAACAGTAACTTCGTGTCCTGCGTCTAATAGTCGTAAAACGCTTCCTCCCATAGAAAGTTCTACATCATCTGGATGTGCTCCGATACAAACAATTTTACTCATAATCAGAATTTAAAAAAGAGAAAATTTTCTCTTTTTGTTCCTCCGCATTTTTTTTGCCTAGTTCATAGGCCTCTCTAGCTCCTATCGCATTTGTATAATCAAATGTTTGGATTGGGAGTTTCCCTTCGGGTCTAATGAAATAAGTATTTTTCAAAGTTTCGTTTGATTTACCATAAAGAGTTGTATCTTCATAATAAATGCCGATTTTTTTTTCGTGTATTGGAAAATTGTTCTAACAGTAAATTGTTGGTTAGTCCGCCGTCCAAGTAATACTCTTCGTTGATTCTTTGAAAACTAAGTACGGGGGGAATGGAAGAGGAATTCATTATAATTTGTTCTGTGATGGCCGGATACTGAAAGTCCTTATTTGTAAAAATTACTTCTTTTAAATTCCAGTCTTTTACTATTTTGTTTACTCGGTTTCCTGGAAGACCTTTTTCTTTGTCCTTTTCATCGAGTAACACCGCTCGCATTGTTTTTGGAATTAGGAGGAGTTTTTTCCAATAATTATGGAAGTTTCCTTTTCTGGGAAATGCTTTTACAGCAAGGATAAAAATCTTTACTCTACTTCTACTGACTTTTTCAAAGTCAATGGAGTAACGCAGAGTACGTCTGTACATATTTTCATGTGGGAAAGGTCTTTTTCCCATAAGCAAGTGGTGTGGCCGAAAGTTGCTTTTGTTTCTTTTGAGTAATTGTTCGAAGTATTCGATTCCTTCTTCTTCTCTTTGGGAAATAATCATAAGTCCAATCGCAGAACCTGCACTGACTCCAGAAATTTCTTTGATTTTAATTCCCCAACTTCTAAGTTTGAATCCCACACCCAAACCATAAAGTGCTTTGCAACCACCGCCAGCGATCGCGAGTGCTATTTCATTATTTTTAAAAACTTTTTTGATTTTCTTACGAATTGTCTTATAGACTGGCATAGAAATTATTAGTTTTCTCCTAATTTATTCTAGCAATAAAAAAACGTTTATGAAATTAAATACTTTATCAGTATAGACTTATGAGAAGATTTTATATAACTTTGAGTTTATTTATAACCTGTTTATCAGCAGGGTGGATATTTTCCCAAGAAGGGGAAACAAAAGAAATGACATTACATGATTTTATGGAAGATCATGTAGAATTGGCAGAAAAGAAATTTAAAAAAGGTAATAAAGAGCCAATGAAGAGAATTTTACAAACAATTCCTAGTTTAGCACTACCAGAAGACAAAGAAAAATGGGAACAAATTACATCTGAAGCCCTTGAATCAGGGAAATATCTTTCTTCTTGTAAGTCTTGCCATGTAAAATTTAAAAAGTCCTATAAAAAATCTTATAAAAAAAGATTAGTTTCAATTCCAAAGGAAATATTAAATTTAAAATAATATTACCTATGAAGGAAGACATGTTTAAAAAAATTGAGGGGCTTATGAGTGATTCTAAGTCCTTCGATGCTATCAAGAAAATTATCGCTGATTCAGAAAAAAAGGATAAGGATACATCCGCCCAAAAAGAATTATTACTTTCCTATACAAAAAGAATTGGGAAAATTGCTAGTTTTGACTTTGATATGATTACAAACAAAGTCGAATGGTCGGATGAAATCTATGAGATATTGGAAAGACGCCCAGATGAGTTTGATCATACAGCAGACGTTTTTTCTAAATTTATTCATCCTGATGATAAAGAAAATTCTAAATTGCAAATGCAGATGGCAATACAAAATAAAGTTCCATACTATTTAGAATACAGACTAATTATGCCGGACGGCAGAATCAAATATGTATTAAGTGAAGGACAAATTGAAGTCCTAGATGAAAAGCCAATAAGAATGATCGGGCTCACCCAAGACATAACAGAAAGAAAATCAATAGAAGAAGAATTAAAAATATATAAACATATATTAAAGAATAATTGGGATGCCGTAGTTTTTGCAGACTTGGATGGAATTATACGTTATACAAATTCTTCTGCCGACGAATTATACGGATTTGCCGAAGGTGAACTTTTAGGATTACATGTAAGTATATTCTTAAGTGGTAATATTTCCGAAAGCGAAGCTATAATGAAAACTATAAATGAATTAGGCGGTTGGTCGGGTGAACTAATTCAAAGCAGAAAAGATGGAACCACATTTCCAGCTCTTTTGACTGTATCGTTAGTGAAGAACGAACAGGGAAACCCAGTTGGATATTCTTCTAATAGTAAAAACATCAGCGAAAAAAAATTCTATGAACAAAAAATTGAAGGTGTACGAAATTTTTTAGATAGTATCATTAATTCAATTCCGACTCCCGTATTCGTAAAAGATGTTTTACATAATTGGATTTTAGTTAATGATGCATTTTGTAGTTTTATGGGTTATAGACGTGAGGAATTACTTGGTAGGTCTGATTATGATTTTTTCTCGAGAGAAGAGGCTGATGTATTTTGGTACAATGATAATAAAGTTTTGGTGGACGGAGAAGATGTAACGAATGAGGAGAGTTTTACAGATGTTAACCGTAAAACTAAAACGATTATTACCAGAAAACGTTTGTATGTCAATGAAGCTGAAGAAATATATATTGTTGGAGTGATAACCGATATTACCCACAATAAAGAATTTGAAAATGAATTAATTAAAGCAAAAGAACGAGCAGAAGTTACAACATTAGCGAAAAGTGAATTTTTGGCTAATATGACTCATGAAATTCGCACGCCGATGAATGCTATCTTAGGATTTTCTGAATTACTAAAAAATGAAATCAAGGAAGGTAAAGGGAAAAGATATATAGATGCGATTATGAGCAGTGGCAAAAATTTATTAAATTTGATCAATGATATATTAGATTTATCTAAAATAGAAGCAGGGAAAATGCAAATTAAACTATCACCTGTAATGATTCACAGTGTGATGAGTGAGTTAAAGGAAATATTTAATTTAAATTCAATGGAAAAAAACTTAGAGTTGTCATTTATTATTTCGAGTAATTTTCCCAAAATCATATTAATTGATGAACTTCGATTTAGGCAAATTGTTTCAAACTTAATTGGAAATGCTATAAAGTTTACAGAGTCTGGATCTGTAATAGTAAAAGTAAATGCAGTGTTTAATCGTAATAATCCGAACAAAATAGACTTGCTAGTAGCAGTCGAAGATACAGGAATTGGTATTACAGACTCTGAGCAGGAAAAAATATTTGAAGCATTCTACCAACAATTAGATCAAAATATTAGTAAATTTGGAGGCACTGGACTTGGTCTTACTATCTCTTGTAAATTAGCTGAGATGATGAGTGGAGAGATTAATTTAAGAAGTAAAGTAGGAGAAGGAACTACTTTTACACTTCGATTACCAGAAGTGCAGATAATGAATGAACACTTAGAAAAGGAAGAAGTTGGCAATTCCAGTCTCGATTTACCGAAATTTTCGCTCTTAATTGCTGATGATATAGATTATAATCGGAGTTTAATTAAGGATTTTTTAAGTGATTATGAAATTCAGTTTTATGAAGCGGCTGACGGACGTAAGGCAGTAACTTTGGCTAAAGAACTGAAACCAGACATAATTCTAATGGATATACGAATGCCAATAATGGATGGTTTAGATGCAAGTCGCATTATAAAAGAAGATGATGAATTAAAAAATATTCCTATAATTGCGCTTACCGCATATGTGATGAAGGGAGTAGAGGAAGAAATTAAAAAATATTGTAACGGTTTCCTTCGTAAACCAATGAGTAAACAGGATTTACTTTCTGAGTTAATGATTCTTTTGCCTACCCGTATTTCGTAAAATTCAAGAATTCATTTTAGAAAAAAGAATGACAGATTTTTACTTTGTTGTAGGATGCCCTGCAATTTATGGAATTTGATGAAACTTTTAAAGCGTTGCTTTTACAAAACAAAGAGAATCCTGAAACAAATATACTAAAATTGGAAACTCCCATCCCAGAGAGTTATGAAGATTCTATGGAAACTTTTTTGGAGAAATTTTTTGTGGGAGATCCATTTGATATAAAACCAGAAGATTTGGAAGTCGTTCTCATGGGCTCGGTAAAAGTAAAAAAACTAAAATCAAATCGAAGGCCATCTACTTTTTTAAGTATTCTCCGGTTTATTGAACTCTACAGACAATTGTTTAAGTCGATTAATTCTGATTTAAACAGATTAGCTTCTTGTTATAGAGGAATTTTAACAAAAGATTCCAATGATCCAAAATTGACAGAACTCAAAAATAAAGTTTTAGCAGAAGTTTTTTCGGCGGGTAGGATTTTAAAAAAATGGAATCCCCAGTTAGATCAGTTTTACAGGAAAACTATACTTGCAATGAATAATAGTTTGGTTGATACTGACTCTACAAATGGAAATAAAAAAGGTGTTATAAATTTAAGAAAAACATACAGTGAGAGTTATTTAAACTTAACATTCAAACCTCATTATGAAGATTTGATAAATTTTTGTATTATTTGTATTGCATACTCATCAAAGCTAAAAAAAATTACAACCGAATACACTGCACAAGCAAAAATTGTTTTGGGGTAAATGCAGCCATTACACTTAAACTCATTTCGCAAAATTTAATTTTCCATTTACTTTACACCTATCGTATTTTTAGGGTAATAAAATTTTAAACTAAATGCCAAACTTCATTTCAAAATTCGGAAAATTTAAATGATTACTAAGGATGGATTTTCCTTCATTTTCAGGATATTCTTGGATATTGCATTTATGATTTGATGGCCATTGCAAATAGAATGATAGACAAAATTTTAAAAAATACTCTGTAAAAAAATGCCTTGTTTGGGAATATATTTTCTCTCTGTAAACTGAGAAGTTGTTACTCACCAGAAGTTGACACTAAGGAGAGCCTGCTGTCGCAATCTCTGTACGAATCTTATACATGCTTCACATTCACTATTAAACCGACGGTAACTTCAAAAGAAATCAAATCATGAAAAGTTTTTTGTCTAGACGAAATACCAAAACTTTAAATAAGTTAAAATTACAAAAAAGAATTTGCGAGGATTATGTAGCGAGACGAACGTTTGAAACAGAATACTTATCTCTGTTCCTCCGTGGCTCAGTGGCTAATCTTATTACAGTTCAGCTAACAATGTTTACTATAATTAAAAATTCCAAGGATGAACAATGAAACTATTAAACCCAAAGAAAGAAAAGTATGACCATCTAGATGAAAAGTCTAGAAACCTAATGCTAAAGACGATAGAATTTTTTGAGACAAAAGGCAAACTTAAAGTTTTGGACGATGACCACAATAAAGTTTGGTATGCGGACTTTTTAGAGTTCGTGAAAAAAGAAAAAGCGTTTTCGATTCTTATGACTCCAAAGGGTTACGGGGCAAGTGACTCTCGCTGGGATTCGAATCGTATCATGGCGTTCAATGAAATTTTAGGATTTTACGGTTTATGTTATTGGTATACTTGGCAGGTTTCTATGCTTGGGCTGGGTCCGATTTGGCTTTCGAAAAATGAAGTTATTAAGAATAGAGCTGCAAAACTTTTAGAAGAAGGTGCAATTTTTGCCTTTGGTTTATCTGAAAAAGAACACGGGGCGGATTTGATTGGGAGTGATATGATGCTTATCCCCAACGGCGATGGAACTTACAGAGCAAGCGGAGATAAATTCTATATCGGGAATGGTAATAAAGCGGCTATCGTTTCTACTTTTGGGAAAGTCGAAGGTAGTGGTGAATTCACATTCTTCGGAGTAGACTCTCAACATCCAAAGTATGAGTTGAAGCAAAATGTTGTTACCTCTCAAAACTATGTTGCCGAATATGAACTACATGATTACCCAATTACGAAAGATGACATCATTTCTATTGGCCGTGAGGCATGGGATGCTTCTCTTGCGACTATTGCATTTTGTAAATTCAATTTAGGTTGGGGATCAGTTGGTATAGCGACTCACGCATTTTATGAATCTATCAACCACGCTGCTCACAGAAGATTATTCAATCAATATGTAACTGATTTCGCTCATATCAAACAGCTTTTTATGGAAGCTTATACTCGAATTGTGGCGATGAGAATGTTTTCTTTTCGTGCAACTGATTATATGAGGACAGCTTCTGCGACTGACAGACGTTACCTTCTATTTAACCCTATGGAGAAAATGAAAGTCACCATGCAAGGCGAAGAAGCAGTTACTGCTCTTTGGAATATCATCGCTGCAAAAGGATTAAACAAAGATGCTTATTTCGAAATGGCGATTCGTGATATTCAAATGCTCCCGCGTTTGGAAGGAACTGTTCATGTGAATATGATCCTCATTATGCGCTTTATGCAAAATTATTTCTTCAAGCCAGATGCATCTCTTCCTGTAATTCCGAGAGTTCATACTTTGACAGATGATACTTTCTTATTCAACCAAGGTGCGACCACAAAAGGATTTGATAAAGTTGTATTCCATGATTATAACATTGCGTATAACAGTTATAATCTCCCGAACATCTCTATCTTTAAAGAACAAATTGCAGTTTTCAAAGAACTACTGGATAAAGCGGCTCCTGATAAAACACAACGAGTGGATATAGACTTTATGCTCACTGTTGGGGAAATGTTTACTCTTGTGGCTTACGGTCAGTTGGTGCTCGAACAAGCAAAACTCACTAATGAAGACGAAGCTCTGATCGATCAAATCTTTGACTTTATGGTTCGTGATTTCTCGCGTTATGCGACACAGTTGTATTCAAAACCAACTAGCACAAAAGAACAGCAAGACTATGCTATGAAAATTTTACGTAAACCTACTCTTAACCAAGAGAGATTCGATAAAATCTATAAAGAACAAATCATGGCTCTTGTGGATACGTATGAGATGAATCGGTAAAAAAATTTACCAAGGATGAACACAGATGGATTATTATTTTCTGTAGATTTGTCTTTTCGTTAAACCTAGGACAGGTTCGAAACCTGTCTCTAGGTTTTTTCTTTCTTCGTTTACAGTCGTAGTGACATTCCTTCTTTCTTATTTTAAATCTATTTTCCTTTTTGTTGGATACGATTCTCTTCTCTTATCATCTTTTGGTTTTCTGATTATAAATCTTTTCACCATTGTTTGAAATGCTTCTGCTTGACTCGACAACTCAAGACTAGCCGCTGAACTTTCTTCGGCTGTTGCTGCTGCACTCATCGTTACTTGTGAAATCTGATTGATGCCGGATGTCGTTTCTACTACCGAAGAAGATTGCTCGATAGAAGCAGTCGCAATGTCTTTTACTAAATCTGTAACTTCTATAACTCCTACAGTCATTTTATTTAGCTCAAGTGCAGTTCTTCCTGCGATATCCATTCCGGAACGAACAGTTTTAATTGAGCCTTCAATCATCTTAGTAGTTTCTTTTGCTGCGTTGGCACTACGAGACGCGAGGTTACGGACTTCCTCTGCTACAACATTAAATCCTTTTCCATGTTGTCCCGCGCGAGCGGCTTCTACTGCTGCATTTAATGCAAGTATGTTTGTCTGAAATGCGATTGCATCTATTTCTTTTATGATCTTCGCAATGTTTTCAGATGTTTCACTGATTTCTTCCATCGCTTTGAGCATTCCTTTCATTTCATTATTGCTAGAGACAGCTTGATCCTTTACATTTAAGGCGCGACCACTTGCACTCTTCGCATTATTAGCGTTATCTTTAGCTTTTAGTTCTATGATTGCAAGAGTAGCAGTTATTTCTTCTACGCTACTTGCTTGCTCGTTTGAACCTTGCGATAGAGATTGACTGGAATCAGCTACTTGTCTTGAACTAATCAATATTTGCTCAGAGGCATCAATGATTTCTCCAATCAATTCATTGAAAGATTGAACGATCAGTTTTAATGCTTCTTTGATTTCCGCAAAATCACCGTTAAACTCCTTCTTAATTTCAACAGTTAGATCACCTGAAGACATAGAAGATAAAACTCTAGAGATTTCTCCTACATATTCACTCAGAGTAACTAAACTTGAATTGAGTGATTTTTTAATAATCGCATGGTCGCCTTTGTAATCACCTGTGACTCTTGCGCTCAAATTTCCTTTTGCTAGTTCGAGTAATACGTCAGAAGCTTCTTGAACAGGAATAATAACTGCGTCTAACGTCTGGTTAACCCCCTCGACTACTTTTCGGAAATCACCTTTGTGTTTGGATGCATCAGCACGAGTAGATAACTTACCTTCAATCGCAGCACGAGATAACATGTTGGCATCTGCGACTAATTCCTTTAATGCGTTTCGAATCGCAACGTTGCTTTTCGCCATGATGTCTTTTTCGGACATGACTTTTATTTCTACATCTAATTTACCTTCAGATAAACTTTGCACTACGCTTGCATCGTGTTGCGTATTTGAAATCATACTTTGGATATTTTTAAAAAGCAAATCATTTGGAGAACGCATCTCAATTTTTACGTCTGTATCACCAACAGAAAGGGAAGATGCAATTCCAGTGAGTAAATTTTCTGACTCGATAAGTAAGTTTAAATTATTTTTAATAGTATTGAAATCTCCGTTATAGTTATCTGTAATTTTCGGTGGAACGATTCCTTTTGAAATCTTATCCACGTAATCAGCTGCCACATTGAGTGGATTAATTACAGCGTCTAATGTCTTGTTAACTCCTTCAACAATTTTACGAAAGTCTCCAGGGTAACGAGAAATATCTGCACGAGTAGAAAGTTTTCCTTGAATG
This sequence is a window from Leptospiraceae bacterium. Protein-coding genes within it:
- a CDS encoding PIG-L family deacetylase, whose protein sequence is MSKIVCIGAHPDDVELSMGGSVLRLLDAGHEVTVLDISDGEPTPHGSIEIREIERKKPQSFLGVNRITLDIKNRYIEETVENRIKLAEIFRSLKCEYIFTHYEYDVHPDHIAVSKLTDSARFYSKLTKCDIIGEPFFPTRVIYYFPNHIKLNLEPTFCVDISPYVEQKQQILECYESQFIKKGQGTFIRESIETNRYFGMRINTKYAEPFYMRDSLGIMEIGKLFLK
- a CDS encoding PAS domain S-box protein, whose amino-acid sequence is MFKKIEGLMSDSKSFDAIKKIIADSEKKDKDTSAQKELLLSYTKRIGKIASFDFDMITNKVEWSDEIYEILERRPDEFDHTADVFSKFIHPDDKENSKLQMQMAIQNKVPYYLEYRLIMPDGRIKYVLSEGQIEVLDEKPIRMIGLTQDITERKSIEEELKIYKHILKNNWDAVVFADLDGIIRYTNSSADELYGFAEGELLGLHVSIFLSGNISESEAIMKTINELGGWSGELIQSRKDGTTFPALLTVSLVKNEQGNPVGYSSNSKNISEKKFYEQKIEGVRNFLDSIINSIPTPVFVKDVLHNWILVNDAFCSFMGYRREELLGRSDYDFFSREEADVFWYNDNKVLVDGEDVTNEESFTDVNRKTKTIITRKRLYVNEAEEIYIVGVITDITHNKEFENELIKAKERAEVTTLAKSEFLANMTHEIRTPMNAILGFSELLKNEIKEGKGKRYIDAIMSSGKNLLNLINDILDLSKIEAGKMQIKLSPVMIHSVMSELKEIFNLNSMEKNLELSFIISSNFPKIILIDELRFRQIVSNLIGNAIKFTESGSVIVKVNAVFNRNNPNKIDLLVAVEDTGIGITDSEQEKIFEAFYQQLDQNISKFGGTGLGLTISCKLAEMMSGEINLRSKVGEGTTFTLRLPEVQIMNEHLEKEEVGNSSLDLPKFSLLIADDIDYNRSLIKDFLSDYEIQFYEAADGRKAVTLAKELKPDIILMDIRMPIMDGLDASRIIKEDDELKNIPIIALTAYVMKGVEEEIKKYCNGFLRKPMSKQDLLSELMILLPTRIS
- a CDS encoding acyl-CoA dehydrogenase, encoding MKLLNPKKEKYDHLDEKSRNLMLKTIEFFETKGKLKVLDDDHNKVWYADFLEFVKKEKAFSILMTPKGYGASDSRWDSNRIMAFNEILGFYGLCYWYTWQVSMLGLGPIWLSKNEVIKNRAAKLLEEGAIFAFGLSEKEHGADLIGSDMMLIPNGDGTYRASGDKFYIGNGNKAAIVSTFGKVEGSGEFTFFGVDSQHPKYELKQNVVTSQNYVAEYELHDYPITKDDIISIGREAWDASLATIAFCKFNLGWGSVGIATHAFYESINHAAHRRLFNQYVTDFAHIKQLFMEAYTRIVAMRMFSFRATDYMRTASATDRRYLLFNPMEKMKVTMQGEEAVTALWNIIAAKGLNKDAYFEMAIRDIQMLPRLEGTVHVNMILIMRFMQNYFFKPDASLPVIPRVHTLTDDTFLFNQGATTKGFDKVVFHDYNIAYNSYNLPNISIFKEQIAVFKELLDKAAPDKTQRVDIDFMLTVGEMFTLVAYGQLVLEQAKLTNEDEALIDQIFDFMVRDFSRYATQLYSKPTSTKEQQDYAMKILRKPTLNQERFDKIYKEQIMALVDTYEMNR
- a CDS encoding HAMP domain-containing protein, translating into MPIEIFTNNTQKKDSYQKSSNLNLNLGAGYRIISFFVNKCSYQFRIRINFLKLNMTFIIILDNLFTSSQYIIIVMFLEIYRKKNQTRGFKMLKDQKISTKLRLGYGLVTFFLVLLSTIVFYLMSHLGGSLEKITKVYSPKVVRSNNIIDRVNENTILLLNATVKESKEEALIAKDRILQNRSGNMQDIQFLKENANTEKERSGILELADARLKFTPIQDKYLAQIESGNYKGANETLGQFWIVQQQYLKAVKDLIVYETELSATANQDAYNDSQKASSYVIGISAIAILLSVFLGYMTSYSITQPLSALLLGIRRVEKEGDFSVKVESNSNDEIAELANSLSNMLTMLDSMKKDAVLLTEAAIQGKLSTRADISRYPGDFRKIVEGVNKTLDAVINPLNVAADYVDKISKGIVPPKITDNYNGDFNTIKNNLNLLIESENLLTGIASSLSVGDTDVKIEMRSPNDLLFKNIQSMISNTQHDASVVQSLSEGKLDVEIKVMSEKDIMAKSNVAIRNALKELVADANMLSRAAIEGKLSTRADASKHKGDFRKVVEGVNQTLDAVIIPVQEASDVLLELAKGNLSARVTGDYKGDHAIIKKSLNSSLVTLSEYVGEISRVLSSMSSGDLTVEIKKEFNGDFAEIKEALKLIVQSFNELIGEIIDASEQILISSRQVADSSQSLSQGSNEQASSVEEITATLAIIELKAKDNANNAKSASGRALNVKDQAVSSNNEMKGMLKAMEEISETSENIAKIIKEIDAIAFQTNILALNAAVEAARAGQHGKGFNVVAEEVRNLASRSANAAKETTKMIEGSIKTVRSGMDIAGRTALELNKMTVGVIEVTDLVKDIATASIEQSSSVVETTSGINQISQVTMSAAATAEESSAASLELSSQAEAFQTMVKRFIIRKPKDDKRRESYPTKRKIDLK